In a genomic window of Streptomyces sp. NBC_01142:
- a CDS encoding ATP/GTP-binding protein encodes MDFASSSGGAARSTTSAKIVVAGGFGVGKTTFVGAVSEINPLRTEAVMTSASAGIDDLTHTGDKTTTTVAMDFGRITLDQDLILYLFGTPGQDRFWFMWDDLVRGAIGAVVLVDTRRLADCFPAVDYFENSGLPFVVALNGFEGHQPYNPEEVREALQIGPDTPIITTDARHRADAKSALITLVEHALMARLK; translated from the coding sequence GTGGACTTCGCCAGCTCTAGCGGCGGTGCAGCCCGGTCGACCACCAGCGCGAAGATCGTGGTGGCGGGCGGCTTCGGCGTGGGCAAGACCACGTTCGTCGGCGCCGTCTCGGAGATCAACCCGCTGCGTACCGAAGCCGTCATGACGTCAGCCTCCGCGGGCATCGACGACCTCACCCACACCGGCGACAAGACCACCACCACGGTGGCCATGGACTTCGGCCGCATCACCCTGGACCAGGACCTGATCCTGTACCTCTTCGGTACACCCGGTCAGGACCGCTTCTGGTTCATGTGGGACGACCTCGTCCGCGGCGCCATCGGCGCCGTCGTCCTCGTCGACACCCGCAGACTCGCCGACTGCTTCCCCGCCGTCGACTACTTCGAGAACTCCGGCCTGCCCTTCGTCGTCGCCCTCAACGGGTTCGAGGGACATCAGCCCTACAACCCCGAAGAGGTCCGCGAAGCACTGCAGATCGGCCCCGACACCCCGATCATCACCACCGACGCCCGCCACCGCGCGGACGCCAAGAGTGCCCTGATCACCCTGGTCGAGCACGCCCTGATGGCCCGACTCAAGTAG
- a CDS encoding acyl-CoA carboxylase subunit epsilon → MSTPDESSSLLRVEKGHADPEELAAITAVLLARAAAQPVAPSHRGRSAAGWRRLERQSGFRTAHSWQG, encoded by the coding sequence ATGAGCACTCCTGACGAGTCCTCCTCGTTGCTGCGCGTCGAGAAGGGTCACGCCGACCCCGAGGAGCTGGCCGCCATCACCGCGGTCCTGCTCGCCCGCGCCGCCGCCCAGCCCGTCGCCCCGTCCCACCGCGGCCGCTCCGCGGCCGGCTGGCGCCGCCTGGAGCGCCAGTCCGGCTTCCGCACGGCCCACAGCTGGCAGGGCTGA
- a CDS encoding ATP/GTP-binding protein, translating into MDFASSSGGAARSTTSAKIVVAGGFGVGKTTFVGAVSEINPLRTEAVMTSASAGIDDLTHTGDKTTTTVAMDFGRITLDQDLILYLFGTPGQDRFWFMWDDLVRGAIGAVVLVDTRRLADCFPAVDYFENSGLPFVIALNGFDGHQPYNPEEVREALQIGPDTPIITTDARHRADAKSALITLVEHALMARLR; encoded by the coding sequence GTGGACTTCGCAAGCTCTAGCGGCGGTGCAGCCCGCTCAACCACCAGCGCGAAGATCGTGGTGGCGGGCGGCTTCGGCGTGGGCAAGACCACGTTCGTCGGCGCCGTCTCGGAGATCAACCCGCTGCGTACCGAAGCCGTCATGACGTCAGCCTCCGCGGGCATCGACGACCTCACCCACACCGGCGACAAGACCACCACCACGGTGGCCATGGACTTCGGCCGCATCACCCTGGACCAGGACCTGATCCTGTACCTCTTCGGTACACCCGGTCAGGACCGCTTCTGGTTCATGTGGGACGACCTCGTCCGCGGCGCCATCGGCGCCGTCGTCCTCGTCGACACCCGCAGACTCGCCGACTGCTTCCCCGCCGTCGACTACTTCGAGAACTCCGGCCTGCCCTTCGTGATCGCCCTCAACGGGTTCGACGGGCACCAGCCCTACAACCCCGAAGAGGTCCGCGAAGCACTGCAGATCGGCCCCGACACCCCGATCATCACCACCGACGCCCGCCACCGCGCGGACGCCAAGAGTGCCCTGATCACCCTGGTCGAGCACGCCCTGATGGCCCGACTGCGGTAG
- a CDS encoding acyl-CoA carboxylase subunit beta: MTVLDETSSELEETSSEPSDARGRVAELHSLREQARRGPSDRATEAQHAKGKLTARERIALLLDEGSFKEVEQLRRHRATGFGLETKKPYTDGVITGWGTVEGRTVFVYAHDFRIFGGALGEAHATKIHKIMDMAISAGAPLVSLNDGAGARIQEGVSALAGYGGIFQRNTRASGVIPQISVMLGPCAGGAAYSPALTDFVFMVRETSQMFITGPDVVKAVTGEEITQNGLGGADVHAETSGVAHFAYDDEETCIAEVRYLLAMLPSNNRENPPTAHAEDPADRRSDVLLDLVPADGNRPYDMHKVIEELVDDGDYLEIHERWARNIICALARLNGQVVGIVANQPQSLAGVLDIEASEKAARFVQMCDAFNIPIITLLDVPGFLPGVDQEHGGIIRHGAKLLYAYCNATVPRISLILRKAYGGAYIVMDSQSIGADLTYAWPTNEIAVMGAEGAANVIFRRQIAEAEDPEAMRVRMVKEYKAELMHPYYAAERGLVDDVIDPAETREVLIASLAMLRTKHADLPSRKHGNPPQ, translated from the coding sequence ATGACCGTTTTGGACGAGACCTCCAGCGAGTTGGAAGAGACCTCCAGCGAGCCGAGTGACGCGCGTGGGCGCGTGGCCGAGCTGCACTCCCTGCGTGAGCAGGCCCGGCGCGGACCCAGTGACCGTGCGACCGAGGCGCAGCACGCCAAGGGCAAGCTGACCGCCCGTGAGCGCATCGCGCTTCTGCTGGACGAGGGTTCGTTCAAGGAGGTCGAGCAGCTGCGCCGGCACCGGGCGACCGGCTTCGGCCTGGAGACCAAGAAGCCGTACACCGACGGTGTCATCACCGGCTGGGGCACGGTCGAGGGCCGTACGGTCTTCGTCTACGCGCACGACTTTAGGATCTTCGGCGGCGCACTGGGCGAGGCCCACGCCACCAAGATCCACAAGATCATGGACATGGCCATCTCGGCCGGTGCGCCGCTTGTCTCGCTGAACGACGGCGCCGGCGCCCGTATCCAGGAGGGCGTCTCCGCGCTCGCCGGCTACGGCGGCATCTTCCAGCGCAACACCCGCGCATCCGGTGTCATCCCGCAGATCAGCGTGATGCTCGGCCCGTGCGCCGGTGGCGCCGCGTACTCTCCCGCGCTCACCGACTTCGTCTTCATGGTCCGCGAGACCTCGCAGATGTTCATCACCGGACCCGACGTCGTCAAGGCCGTCACCGGTGAGGAGATCACCCAGAACGGGCTCGGCGGAGCGGATGTGCACGCCGAGACCTCCGGTGTCGCGCACTTCGCGTACGACGACGAGGAGACCTGCATCGCGGAGGTCCGCTACCTCCTCGCGATGCTCCCCTCCAACAACCGCGAGAACCCGCCCACCGCCCACGCCGAGGACCCCGCCGACCGGCGCTCCGACGTCCTGCTGGACCTCGTCCCGGCCGACGGAAACCGCCCGTACGACATGCACAAGGTCATCGAGGAGCTCGTCGACGACGGCGACTACCTCGAGATCCACGAGCGCTGGGCCCGCAACATCATCTGCGCCCTGGCCCGTCTCAACGGCCAGGTGGTCGGCATCGTCGCCAACCAGCCGCAGTCCCTGGCCGGTGTCCTGGACATCGAAGCCTCCGAGAAGGCCGCACGATTTGTACAGATGTGCGACGCTTTCAATATCCCTATCATCACTCTTCTGGACGTACCCGGCTTCCTGCCCGGCGTCGATCAGGAGCACGGTGGAATCATCCGGCACGGCGCGAAGCTGCTGTACGCGTACTGCAACGCGACGGTGCCGAGGATCTCGCTGATCCTGCGCAAGGCGTACGGCGGTGCCTACATCGTCATGGACTCCCAGTCCATCGGTGCTGACCTCACCTACGCCTGGCCGACCAACGAGATCGCGGTGATGGGCGCCGAAGGTGCCGCCAATGTCATCTTCCGCAGGCAGATCGCCGAGGCCGAGGACCCCGAGGCCATGCGTGTCCGCATGGTCAAGGAGTACAAGGCCGAGCTGATGCATCCCTACTACGCCGCGGAGCGCGGCCTGGTCGACGACGTCATCGACCCGGCCGAGACACGCGAGGTGCTGATCGCCTCTCTCGCGATGCTCCGTACCAAGCACGCAGACCTGCCGTCGCGCAAGCACGGCAACCCCCCGCAGTAA
- a CDS encoding polysaccharide lyase 8 family protein, whose amino-acid sequence MPSAWSRRTFLAATSASALTLALASPGLAAPADEFETLRLRWLEISLGTGYDPTAEPYSSRLAETGALAAGFRASMAPTDTSLWPGHTFNPPSGITQSYSRLWTMTQAYTQEGSGHTGDAGLLADILRGLDHLSAKIYNPSTTRYGNWWEWQIGSPRLLMDIVAVLHGRLTEAQIQAACAAVDHFVPDAALGDYSGTSTGANRVDLCRSVTLRGILGKAPAKIALARDALSPVFPYVTRGDGLYADGSFVQHTWVAYSGTYGQVMLDGLGRLFALLAGSSWAVTDPGRQIILDSVEHAYAPLIYNGLMMDSVNGRAISRGYLKNDERKVMRSDHFHGQGLIAAIALLADGASVAERDRWHGRIKGWIERDTTTPVLTGRQFGVADLSRLQAVAAAPVPAAPEPVGHRLFASMDRAVHRRPGWAANISMASERIAYYECGNGENPRGWHTGAGMLYWWPGEREGGQYTDWFWPTVDFYRLPGTTVSTQRLADRAGGEWGEPKPAAQWVGGVSDGEFAAVGQHLLGLGSTLQARKSWFCVADTVVCLGAGISSTDGVPVETVVDNRNLGADGRNAFTVDDRSRPRWAHLEGHGGWVFPRGAGSLRTLREERTGAWSDINTTSSTERVTRRYQTLWLDHGTDPADASYAYLLLPGASRRTVAACARDERRPEILANTRACQAVAVRSLGLTAANFWQAGTVGPLTATAPASALVRSNHRAATLHISEPTRSGAPVEITWHHPVRRVTSKDASVEVLATGRALRLRITGGTAGAAHRCEVALG is encoded by the coding sequence GCCGTCCGCATGGTCCCGCCGTACGTTCCTCGCCGCGACCAGTGCAAGCGCTCTCACCCTCGCGCTCGCCTCCCCGGGGCTGGCGGCCCCGGCCGACGAGTTCGAGACGCTGCGCCTGCGCTGGCTGGAGATCAGCCTCGGCACCGGCTACGACCCGACCGCGGAGCCGTACTCCTCCCGCCTCGCCGAGACCGGCGCGCTGGCCGCCGGATTCCGCGCCTCCATGGCCCCCACCGACACCTCCCTGTGGCCCGGCCACACCTTCAATCCGCCCTCCGGTATCACCCAGAGCTACAGCCGCCTGTGGACCATGACCCAGGCGTACACGCAGGAGGGCAGTGGGCACACCGGCGACGCCGGGCTCCTCGCCGACATCCTCCGCGGCCTCGATCACCTCTCGGCGAAGATCTACAACCCTTCGACCACCCGCTACGGCAACTGGTGGGAGTGGCAGATCGGCAGCCCCCGCCTCCTCATGGACATCGTCGCCGTCCTCCACGGCAGGCTCACCGAGGCGCAGATCCAGGCGGCATGCGCCGCCGTCGACCACTTCGTCCCCGACGCCGCGCTCGGCGACTACAGCGGCACCTCCACCGGAGCCAACCGCGTCGATCTCTGCCGATCCGTCACCCTGCGCGGCATCCTCGGCAAGGCCCCCGCCAAGATCGCGCTGGCCCGTGACGCCCTCTCGCCCGTCTTCCCGTACGTCACCAGGGGCGACGGCCTCTACGCCGACGGCTCGTTCGTCCAGCACACCTGGGTCGCCTACTCCGGCACGTACGGCCAGGTCATGCTCGACGGCCTCGGCCGCCTCTTCGCTCTCCTCGCGGGCTCCAGCTGGGCCGTCACCGATCCCGGGCGCCAGATCATCCTCGACAGCGTCGAGCACGCGTACGCACCCCTGATCTACAACGGGCTGATGATGGACAGCGTCAACGGCCGTGCCATCAGCCGGGGATACCTCAAGAACGACGAACGCAAGGTCATGCGCAGCGACCACTTCCACGGGCAGGGGCTCATCGCCGCGATCGCGCTGCTCGCGGACGGTGCATCCGTCGCCGAGCGGGACCGCTGGCACGGCCGGATCAAGGGCTGGATCGAGCGGGACACCACCACCCCCGTCCTCACCGGCAGGCAGTTCGGCGTCGCCGACCTCTCCCGGCTGCAGGCGGTGGCCGCCGCGCCCGTCCCCGCCGCCCCCGAGCCGGTCGGCCACCGGCTCTTCGCCTCGATGGACCGGGCCGTGCACCGCCGTCCCGGCTGGGCCGCCAACATCTCGATGGCCTCGGAACGCATCGCGTACTACGAGTGCGGCAACGGCGAGAACCCGCGCGGCTGGCACACCGGTGCCGGAATGCTCTACTGGTGGCCGGGCGAGCGGGAGGGCGGCCAGTACACCGACTGGTTCTGGCCCACCGTCGACTTCTACCGGCTGCCCGGAACGACCGTGTCCACCCAGCGGCTTGCCGACAGGGCGGGTGGCGAGTGGGGCGAGCCCAAGCCCGCCGCGCAGTGGGTGGGCGGTGTGAGCGACGGAGAGTTCGCGGCCGTCGGCCAGCATCTGCTCGGCCTCGGCTCCACCCTTCAGGCCCGCAAGTCCTGGTTCTGCGTCGCGGACACGGTCGTCTGCCTCGGCGCGGGCATTTCGAGCACCGACGGTGTGCCCGTCGAGACCGTCGTGGACAACCGCAACCTCGGCGCGGACGGCAGGAACGCCTTCACCGTGGACGACCGCTCCCGCCCCCGCTGGGCCCATCTGGAAGGTCACGGCGGCTGGGTCTTCCCCCGCGGCGCCGGCTCCCTGCGCACCCTGCGCGAGGAGCGCACCGGCGCCTGGAGCGACATCAACACCACCAGCTCGACCGAGCGGGTCACCCGCCGCTACCAGACCCTCTGGCTCGACCACGGGACCGATCCGGCGGACGCCTCGTACGCGTATCTGCTGCTGCCGGGCGCGAGCCGCCGCACCGTCGCCGCGTGCGCCCGCGACGAGCGCCGACCGGAGATCCTGGCCAACACCAGGGCATGCCAGGCGGTGGCCGTCCGCTCCCTGGGACTGACCGCGGCGAACTTCTGGCAGGCCGGTACGGTGGGCCCGCTCACTGCAACGGCCCCGGCCAGTGCCCTCGTACGGAGTAATCACCGCGCCGCGACGCTCCACATCAGCGAGCCGACGCGTTCGGGAGCACCCGTGGAGATCACCTGGCACCACCCGGTTCGCCGGGTGACCAGCAAGGATGCGTCCGTCGAAGTGCTCGCCACCGGACGCGCTCTGCGGCTGCGGATCACCGGTGGCACGGCTGGGGCGGCCCACCGCTGTGAGGTGGCACTCGGCTGA
- a CDS encoding nitrate- and nitrite sensing domain-containing protein, with the protein MTSSAEQQARGNFTPPPRAAASPVDAPGPAPAAGSTSRLNPRNWRVPTRLNAILLIPVLVGLVMGGFQVKAAIDTWSEAQDAEQTALVVRASAEYGQALLNERDLTAQALLTATSEADRKADVVTKAYANTDAAKKKFDEAVENMPKKQGLERRLQLFRGEEPSLAQLRERAYTKALDPVLTEEGYVKVQHSLMEFSNELGLGTGNITSYGRTVYAVELAKAATSLQRSIGMHLLVRPSKDERVLGRQLVAFNSYNYLEQIAIGEYVSGGTQADEDRLREVMAGKAADGKKRLEAAGLNPPQGQDGSIVTGMAAQIGAGQDPEALEAKDITPETWMGASTAKFEGYTEIEKDLVNKAVDEAALISDEAKTDAIVIGAIVVFALLTAFILAGLMARQMSRSMRQLRTAAFGIAEQRLPMLVDQLSRTEPGRVDTRVQPIPIDTQDEIGEVARAFDQVHREAVRLAAEQAMLRGNVNAIFTNLSRRNQSLIEGQLTLITDLENNEADPDQLENLFKLDHLATRMRRNGENLLVLAGEEPGRRWNQPVPLVDVLRAASSEVESYERIELTGVPETEIHGQAVTDLVHLLAELLENATTFSSPQTKVRVTATRLPDGRVMIEIHDKGIGLTAEDFADINHKLANPPTVDAAVSQRMGLFVVGRLADRHGVRVQLRPSGEQAGTTSLVMLPDAITHGGGGEALPEDDFTVSQIIPEQQQVFEPAPLQAAPMRTAAELGFDDSRYEEPSDDSTKLDPVGRSLMREERRAALEAQAQGERPLYRDEEPYQQEQQYGSEYGQEYAQGYAGDQQQGYAGDQQQAYDGYQDPGGYQEPQGHQGHHETQYAEVGYQAPQTPEPQYDNQFDTQSHQAEWPEQGTYQGAYEPEYRTESESTPDAPASAQERVGFDRPGPSPSSSHALTDAGLPRRGSSQQPQSPAQPQQKWQQPAEQAPHAPQSGQAEGDGSGTEDWRSKNDDRWMRAEKLREPKAGGVTPSGLPRRVPKANLVEGTAEQTPQGGPQVSRAPEDVRGRLSNLRRGVQQGRSAGSDTNGSGFGPGSTYNQER; encoded by the coding sequence ATGACGAGCTCCGCAGAGCAGCAGGCGCGGGGCAACTTCACCCCGCCGCCGCGTGCAGCGGCGTCGCCTGTGGATGCGCCCGGTCCGGCCCCGGCCGCCGGCAGCACCAGCCGGCTGAACCCGCGCAACTGGCGAGTGCCCACTCGCCTGAACGCCATCCTCCTCATACCCGTGCTCGTCGGGCTGGTGATGGGTGGCTTCCAGGTCAAGGCCGCCATCGACACCTGGAGCGAGGCGCAGGACGCGGAGCAGACGGCGCTGGTCGTGCGCGCCTCCGCGGAGTACGGCCAGGCGCTGCTCAACGAGCGCGACCTCACCGCTCAGGCCCTCCTCACGGCCACCAGCGAAGCGGACCGCAAGGCCGACGTCGTCACCAAGGCCTACGCCAACACCGACGCGGCCAAGAAGAAGTTCGACGAGGCCGTCGAGAACATGCCCAAGAAGCAGGGTCTCGAGCGCCGTCTGCAGCTCTTCCGCGGCGAGGAGCCGAGCCTGGCCCAGCTTCGCGAGCGCGCCTACACCAAGGCCCTCGACCCGGTTCTCACCGAAGAGGGCTACGTCAAGGTCCAGCACTCGCTGATGGAGTTCTCCAACGAGCTCGGCCTCGGCACCGGCAACATCACCAGCTACGGCCGTACGGTCTACGCGGTCGAGCTCGCCAAGGCCGCCACGTCGCTCCAGCGTTCCATCGGTATGCACCTGCTGGTCCGGCCGAGCAAGGACGAGAGGGTCCTCGGCCGGCAGCTGGTGGCGTTCAACTCGTACAACTACCTCGAGCAGATCGCCATCGGCGAGTACGTCTCCGGCGGTACGCAGGCCGACGAGGACCGGCTGCGGGAAGTCATGGCCGGCAAGGCCGCCGACGGCAAGAAGCGGCTCGAGGCCGCCGGGCTCAACCCGCCGCAGGGCCAGGACGGCTCCATCGTCACCGGGATGGCCGCCCAGATCGGCGCAGGCCAGGACCCTGAGGCGCTCGAGGCCAAGGACATCACGCCCGAGACGTGGATGGGCGCCTCCACCGCCAAGTTCGAGGGCTACACCGAGATCGAGAAGGATCTCGTCAACAAGGCGGTGGACGAGGCCGCGCTGATCTCCGACGAGGCCAAGACCGACGCCATCGTCATCGGCGCCATCGTCGTGTTCGCGCTGCTCACGGCGTTCATCCTGGCCGGTCTCATGGCCCGCCAGATGAGCCGCTCGATGCGCCAGCTGCGTACCGCCGCCTTCGGCATCGCCGAGCAGCGTCTGCCGATGCTGGTCGACCAGCTCTCGCGTACGGAGCCGGGCCGCGTCGACACCCGCGTCCAGCCGATCCCGATCGACACCCAGGACGAGATCGGCGAGGTCGCCCGCGCCTTCGACCAGGTCCACCGTGAGGCCGTCCGGCTCGCCGCCGAGCAGGCCATGCTCCGGGGCAACGTCAACGCGATCTTCACCAACCTCTCGCGCCGCAACCAGTCGCTGATCGAGGGCCAGCTGACCCTGATCACCGACCTGGAGAACAACGAGGCCGACCCGGACCAGCTGGAGAACCTCTTCAAGCTGGACCACCTGGCGACCCGTATGCGCCGCAACGGCGAGAACCTCCTGGTCCTCGCCGGCGAGGAGCCGGGCCGCCGCTGGAACCAGCCGGTTCCGCTGGTCGACGTGTTGCGTGCCGCCTCCTCCGAGGTGGAGTCCTACGAGCGCATCGAGCTGACCGGCGTACCGGAGACGGAAATCCACGGCCAGGCCGTGACCGACCTTGTGCACCTGCTGGCCGAGCTGCTGGAGAACGCCACCACGTTCTCCTCGCCGCAGACCAAGGTGCGCGTCACCGCGACCCGTCTCCCCGACGGCCGCGTGATGATCGAGATCCACGACAAGGGCATCGGCCTCACCGCCGAGGACTTCGCGGACATCAACCACAAGCTGGCCAACCCGCCGACGGTGGACGCCGCTGTCTCGCAGCGCATGGGCCTGTTCGTGGTCGGCCGCCTCGCCGACCGGCACGGCGTCCGCGTGCAGCTGCGCCCCTCGGGCGAGCAGGCGGGCACCACCTCGCTGGTCATGCTTCCCGACGCCATCACCCACGGTGGCGGTGGCGAGGCGCTGCCCGAGGACGACTTCACGGTCTCCCAGATCATTCCTGAGCAGCAGCAGGTGTTCGAACCTGCCCCGCTGCAGGCCGCCCCGATGCGCACGGCCGCGGAGCTCGGCTTCGACGACTCCCGCTACGAGGAGCCCTCGGACGACTCCACCAAGCTGGACCCGGTGGGCCGCTCGCTGATGCGCGAGGAGCGCCGTGCCGCCCTCGAGGCGCAGGCACAGGGCGAGCGCCCGCTCTACCGCGACGAGGAGCCGTACCAGCAGGAGCAGCAGTACGGCTCCGAGTACGGCCAGGAGTACGCACAGGGGTACGCCGGCGACCAGCAGCAGGGGTACGCCGGGGACCAGCAGCAGGCGTACGACGGCTACCAGGACCCCGGTGGTTACCAGGAGCCCCAGGGGCACCAAGGGCACCACGAAACCCAGTATGCGGAAGTCGGCTACCAGGCTCCGCAGACTCCCGAGCCGCAGTACGACAACCAGTTCGACACCCAGTCCCACCAGGCAGAGTGGCCGGAACAAGGTACGTACCAGGGCGCGTACGAGCCGGAGTACCGGACCGAATCGGAATCTACCCCCGACGCTCCCGCGAGCGCCCAGGAACGCGTAGGCTTCGACCGTCCGGGGCCCTCTCCGAGCAGCAGTCACGCGCTGACCGACGCCGGTCTGCCGAGGCGCGGAAGCAGCCAGCAGCCGCAGTCCCCGGCGCAGCCGCAACAGAAGTGGCAGCAGCCCGCCGAGCAGGCCCCACACGCGCCGCAGAGCGGACAGGCCGAGGGCGACGGCAGCGGCACCGAGGACTGGCGCTCGAAGAACGACGACCGCTGGATGCGGGCGGAGAAGCTTCGTGAGCCGAAGGCGGGCGGGGTCACCCCGTCCGGTCTCCCCCGGCGAGTGCCCAAGGCCAATCTGGTCGAGGGCACGGCGGAACAGACCCCGCAGGGCGGACCTCAGGTCTCCCGCGCCCCTGAGGACGTGCGTGGCAGGTTGAGCAACCTGCGACGCGGTGTCCAGCAGGGACGCAGCGCGGGATCGGACACGAACGGATCGGGCTTCGGCCCGGGCAGTACCTACAACCAGGAGCGTTAG
- a CDS encoding roadblock/LC7 domain-containing protein: MSQAAQNLNWLITNFVDNTPGVSHTVVVSADGLLLAMSEGFPRDRADQLAAVASGLTSLTAGASRIFEGGAVNQTVVEMERGFLFLMSISDGSSLAVLAHPEADIGLVGYEMALLVDRAGSVLTPDLRAELQGSLLN; this comes from the coding sequence ATGAGCCAGGCGGCGCAGAATCTGAACTGGTTGATCACCAACTTCGTGGACAACACCCCTGGGGTGTCCCACACGGTGGTGGTCTCCGCCGACGGACTCCTGCTGGCGATGTCCGAGGGTTTCCCGCGTGACCGCGCCGATCAGCTGGCGGCCGTAGCCTCCGGGCTGACGTCGCTGACCGCGGGAGCGTCCAGGATCTTCGAAGGCGGCGCGGTCAACCAGACAGTGGTGGAGATGGAGCGGGGCTTCCTCTTCCTCATGTCCATCTCCGACGGCTCCTCGCTGGCGGTCCTCGCACACCCCGAAGCCGACATCGGTCTGGTGGGCTACGAGATGGCCCTCCTGGTGGACCGTGCGGGCAGTGTGCTGACTCCGGACCTGCGTGCGGAGCTCCAGGGCAGTCTTCTCAACTAA
- a CDS encoding DUF742 domain-containing protein, whose product MTPPPASHDPYGASVDAYGFEGDQPLVRPYAMTGGRTRPRYQLAIEALVSTTADPAHLAGLLPEHQRICHLCREVKSVAEVSALLSMPLGVARILVADLAEAGMVAIHQPGNGEAGGTPDVTLLERVLSGLRQL is encoded by the coding sequence ATGACCCCGCCACCCGCCTCTCACGATCCGTACGGCGCCTCAGTCGACGCGTACGGATTCGAGGGCGATCAGCCGCTGGTACGTCCGTACGCCATGACCGGCGGCCGGACCCGGCCGCGCTACCAGCTCGCCATCGAGGCGCTGGTCAGCACCACGGCCGACCCGGCCCACCTCGCGGGGTTGCTCCCCGAGCACCAGCGCATCTGCCACTTGTGCCGTGAGGTCAAGTCGGTGGCGGAGGTGTCGGCGCTGTTGTCGATGCCGCTGGGGGTTGCCCGGATCCTCGTGGCCGACCTGGCGGAGGCGGGGATGGTGGCAATCCACCAGCCGGGCAACGGAGAGGCCGGCGGCACGCCGGATGTGACACTGCTCGAAAGGGTGCTCAGTGGACTTCGCCAGCTCTAG
- a CDS encoding roadblock/LC7 domain-containing protein, with product MSQAAQNLNWLITNFVDNTPGVSHTVVVSADGLLLAMSEGFPRDRADQLAAVASGLTSLTAGASRIFEGGPVSQTVVEMERGFLFLMSVSDGSSLAVLAHPDCDIGLVGYEMALLVDRAGSVLTPDLRAELQGSLLH from the coding sequence ATGAGCCAGGCGGCGCAAAATCTGAACTGGTTGATCACCAACTTCGTGGACAACACCCCTGGGGTGTCCCACACGGTAGTGGTCTCCGCCGATGGTCTTCTGCTGGCAATGTCCGAAGGATTTCCCCGCGACCGCGCCGACCAGCTGGCGGCGGTGGCATCCGGACTGACCTCCCTGACCGCGGGGGCGTCCAGGATCTTCGAAGGCGGTCCGGTCAGCCAGACCGTGGTCGAAATGGAACGGGGCTTCCTCTTCCTCATGTCCGTCTCCGACGGGTCTTCGCTGGCCGTGCTCGCGCACCCCGACTGCGACATCGGCCTCGTCGGCTACGAGATGGCTCTCCTGGTCGACCGCGCGGGCAGCGTCCTCACCCCGGACCTGCGCGCCGAGCTCCAGGGAAGCCTGTTGCACTGA
- a CDS encoding DUF742 domain-containing protein, whose protein sequence is MATPPGGRPYDGAHRNPDDHSQNRFNFPSTPSRQGAQQPYQQPQSPYDQQRQPRIQPRRAAESAPANTHNPLVRPYAMTGGRTRPRYQLAIEALVSTTADPNRLQGQLPEHQRICRLCIEIKSVAEISALLTIPLGVARILVADLAEAGLVAIHQPGGDESAGGQPAVTLLERVLSGLRKL, encoded by the coding sequence GTGGCAACACCCCCAGGCGGACGCCCTTACGACGGTGCTCACCGGAACCCGGATGATCACTCTCAGAACCGCTTCAACTTTCCTTCGACACCGAGCAGGCAGGGCGCCCAGCAGCCCTATCAGCAGCCGCAGTCGCCGTACGACCAGCAGCGGCAGCCCCGCATTCAGCCGCGGCGGGCCGCGGAGTCGGCGCCGGCGAACACGCACAACCCGTTGGTGCGCCCCTACGCCATGACCGGCGGCCGGACCCGGCCGCGCTACCAGCTCGCCATCGAGGCGCTGGTCAGCACCACGGCCGATCCCAACCGGCTGCAAGGGCAGTTGCCCGAGCACCAGCGGATCTGCCGGCTGTGCATCGAGATCAAGTCGGTCGCCGAGATCTCGGCACTTCTCACCATCCCCCTCGGCGTCGCCCGGATCCTCGTAGCCGACCTGGCGGAGGCCGGACTTGTCGCCATTCACCAGCCCGGCGGCGACGAGTCCGCCGGCGGCCAGCCAGCCGTGACACTGCTCGAAAGGGTGCTCAGTGGACTTCGCAAGCTCTAG